A window of Candidatus Methylomirabilota bacterium contains these coding sequences:
- a CDS encoding thioesterase — MNYEDDQMCFVCGKRNPDGLHLHFELIGEDRIRTEFTPPKRFQGWKDILHGGIIATILDEVMVNNAYLRQIMAVTTKIEMRLRRPAAIGARLIFYGQIVKQDRRTVTTRAWAEQEDGTIVAEANGLLMKI, encoded by the coding sequence ATGAATTACGAAGACGATCAGATGTGTTTTGTCTGCGGCAAGCGCAATCCCGACGGCCTCCATCTCCACTTTGAGCTGATCGGTGAGGATCGGATCCGGACGGAGTTTACCCCTCCCAAGCGGTTTCAAGGCTGGAAAGATATCCTGCATGGGGGGATCATCGCCACGATTCTGGACGAGGTGATGGTCAACAACGCCTACCTGCGACAGATCATGGCCGTCACGACAAAGATTGAGATGCGGCTGAGGCGTCCCGCCGCCATCGGCGCGCGCCTGATCTTCTACGGGCAGATCGTGAAGCAGGATCGCAGGACGGTTACGACAAGGGCCTGGGCCGAGCAGGAGGACGGGACCATTGTCGCCGAGGCCAACGGTCTGCTGATGAAGATCTGA